A single region of the Rathayibacter rathayi genome encodes:
- the ribH gene encoding 6,7-dimethyl-8-ribityllumazine synthase — translation MAGSGAPITSPVDGSSLRVVVVAGTWHEQISDGLIAGASRALDEAGASWSLVRVPGSFELPVACKAALEAGADAVVALGVIIRGGTPHFEYVSDAATSGLTTVSIQTGKPVGFGVLTLDTEQQGIDRAGLPGSKEDKGREAAEAAVSTALLLRELRS, via the coding sequence ATGGCCGGTAGCGGCGCCCCCATCACCTCCCCCGTCGACGGCTCGAGCCTGCGCGTCGTCGTCGTCGCGGGGACCTGGCACGAGCAGATCAGCGACGGCCTAATCGCTGGAGCGAGCCGAGCACTCGACGAGGCCGGCGCCTCCTGGTCGCTCGTGCGCGTACCCGGCTCGTTCGAGCTGCCCGTGGCCTGCAAGGCGGCGCTGGAGGCGGGGGCCGACGCGGTCGTCGCCCTCGGCGTGATCATCCGCGGCGGCACCCCGCACTTCGAGTACGTCTCGGACGCCGCCACCTCCGGACTCACGACGGTGTCGATCCAGACCGGCAAGCCGGTCGGCTTCGGTGTGCTCACCCTCGACACGGAGCAGCAGGGCATCGACCGGGCCGGGCTCCCCGGCTCGAAGGAGGACAAGGGGCGCGAGGCGGCCGAGGCGGCGGTCTCGACCGCGCTGCTCCTGCGCGAGCTGCGCAGCTGA
- a CDS encoding MFS transporter, with the protein MSSPTVSDAPAAAPQNSRGRVIFASLIGTSIEFYDFYAYATAAVLVFPALFFANDDPATAQLASFAVFGVAFIARPIGSIIFGHFGDRIGRKGTLVASLLTMGVATFLIGCLPTALTPGWDFLAPFLLVVLRFGQGLGLGGEWSGAVLLATENAPAGKRAIYGTFPQLGAPIGFIVANVLFLVLASTLDDETFAAWGWRVPFLASAVLVIIGLYVRFTLVETPAFQKVVEKGEVAKLPLARVFVTSWRPLILGTFIMLAAYVLFYLMTTFTLIYGTAPADGLVPGLGYRRNDFLIMLIVGVVFFGVFTLVSGPLAERFGRRRTLLTVTAAIIVFGLLFVPLFSAGFAGVMAVLVLGFTLIGLTFGPMGAVVPELFPTNVRYTGSAMAYNLASVLGAALAPIIAVALWKAAAGSTVLVGLYLSAAAVLTLIALLLSTETKNASYHDNVS; encoded by the coding sequence ATGTCTTCTCCCACCGTCTCCGACGCGCCTGCCGCCGCCCCGCAGAACTCCCGCGGCCGGGTGATTTTCGCGAGCCTCATCGGCACGTCGATCGAGTTCTACGACTTCTACGCCTACGCGACCGCCGCCGTCCTGGTCTTCCCCGCTCTCTTCTTCGCGAACGACGACCCGGCCACCGCGCAGCTCGCCTCCTTCGCCGTCTTCGGCGTCGCCTTCATCGCGCGCCCGATCGGCTCGATCATCTTCGGCCACTTCGGCGACCGCATCGGCCGCAAGGGCACCCTCGTTGCGTCCCTGCTCACGATGGGCGTCGCGACCTTCCTGATCGGCTGCCTGCCCACTGCGCTCACGCCAGGGTGGGACTTCCTCGCTCCGTTCCTGCTCGTCGTGTTGCGCTTCGGCCAGGGACTGGGACTGGGCGGCGAGTGGTCCGGAGCCGTGCTGCTCGCGACCGAGAACGCGCCGGCCGGCAAGCGCGCCATCTACGGCACCTTCCCGCAGCTGGGCGCGCCGATCGGCTTCATCGTCGCCAACGTCCTGTTCCTGGTGCTGGCGAGCACTCTGGACGACGAGACGTTCGCCGCCTGGGGCTGGCGCGTGCCGTTCCTGGCCAGTGCCGTGCTCGTGATCATCGGCCTGTACGTGCGGTTCACGCTCGTCGAGACCCCCGCGTTCCAGAAGGTGGTCGAGAAGGGCGAGGTGGCCAAGCTGCCGCTGGCCCGCGTCTTCGTCACGAGCTGGCGCCCGCTCATCCTGGGCACCTTCATCATGCTGGCGGCCTACGTGCTCTTCTACCTGATGACCACGTTCACCCTGATTTACGGCACGGCGCCCGCCGACGGCCTGGTCCCGGGGCTCGGCTACCGCCGCAACGACTTCCTGATCATGCTGATCGTCGGCGTCGTGTTCTTCGGGGTCTTCACCCTCGTCTCCGGACCGCTCGCCGAGCGCTTCGGCCGTCGGCGCACGCTGCTCACGGTGACCGCGGCGATCATCGTGTTCGGCCTGCTCTTCGTCCCGCTGTTCAGTGCCGGCTTCGCGGGCGTGATGGCGGTGTTGGTCCTCGGCTTCACACTGATAGGCCTGACCTTCGGCCCGATGGGCGCCGTCGTACCCGAGCTGTTCCCGACCAACGTCCGCTACACCGGCTCGGCGATGGCCTACAACCTCGCCTCGGTCCTCGGAGCGGCGCTCGCGCCGATCATCGCGGTCGCGCTGTGGAAGGCGGCGGCGGGCAGCACCGTGCTGGTCGGCCTCTACCTCAGCGCCGCGGCGGTGCTGACGCTGATCGCGCTCCTGCTCTCCACGGAGACGAAGAACGCGTCGTACCACGACAACGTCTCGTAG